Proteins encoded by one window of Fusarium graminearum PH-1 chromosome 1, whole genome shotgun sequence:
- a CDS encoding chitin synthase 6, giving the protein MARRMSMYSMASEAMGGPQAPQQMSTTTLLNAIHNIYLSSQPYQIDAGTSLVVNTWLTAAQAGATVDATLAARAWEHARRRAEDGCVVLGSLHQATPSLLVPFLNTFPFAIPASIYKSLEAVQPFLRCVTPYNASAPRQIALGVTLTLSLGGSVTGASLALSQGGIDTENGLLNVPAEAGYRAFDVFYYLLTSASTPAEREFLGLKAPSAYALLARSGTYEPPSYLITADDGAAADDFRQALKEIGIKGSVHRNFISTLAGLLKLGNTLDYDADSDDFEEICEDVSGLLGMEPEVLMQQLSTEDRRTLVAGLYEALVDWVISKANAAIAAQMLRIRDGDESVDGRGVRTPNENEDGDTVSITVVEVPEPALGRALAMRTIFDDTLGINAEMIEDGVEIHPASSSVVREMQQAVADVAPDLGIMTGPQGRDRQHDIEKREVILEKAAYASEEDSFLKKLLFPVEGQGINLGRTGRFDLPGLLSSSRAWFHLALHPTDDSPANLATLPAITSAWSAGTISRQLRSWRLPEWANRRNRSLDYTADFDVDEFVGRYGALGCKDGKDGIETWMLERGWSNGEVFIGKERIWVREGPWWEAESMLDIKPAHSLQSIGQNPFTSGFDTSYSANPPNGSGFFPAPAMDNSMNGSNDQLMHTRNFSQGNMSQATFNQHPHLNPQSAPSIAPSAMRNAQPATGDYGLGNKGDTYKGQVFYNDDGDFTGKLDGDLAKDKKIETKPLTFGRRAWVAFVWALTFWIPSPLLKFVGRMRRPDVRMAWREKLVLFFIILLLNGLIIFWIIGFGKLLCPNANKAWNVKEVAGHAEDEDAFWVAIFGKVYDITDFWRQQHSDTSIKTTKTNMLPLAGMVMDNYFMPPLNRACRGLGIKETVQLTFNETITNPLAQHVSGFYTRDRTSALHNADWFWTTFQPKIKEYYHGDLVWKEGTVKSQGSGSEQHPWVMYGNQIYDLTDYLHTLDVNDNFDTYKFLNEDMVNLWKNSPGTNIKKDLDLLISNAKNETVAANLKNSWQCIQNIAYKGIVDFRDSPRCRVNNWLLLAFAIIICIVTAVKFLAALQFGSKRRPSPQDKFVICQVPVYTEGEDSLRKALDSLTALQYDNKRKLICVICDGVVVGEGNDRPTPKIVLDILGVDPKVDPPALPFKSVGNSAEQLNYGKVYSGLYEFEGNVVPYIVVVKVGKESEQTKSKPGNRGKRDSQILLMSFLNRVHHRAPMSPLELEMFHQVNNIIGVDPELYEYLLMIDADTCVEEDALNRLVAACAHDAKIAGICGETALENDEKTWWTMIQVYEYFISHHLAKAFESLFGSLTRPSFTMYRLRSVDKGKPLIISDGVIKDYSVCDVDTLHKKNLLSLGEDRYLTTLMTKYFPEMSYKFIPDAQCKTAAPESWSVLLSQRRRWINSTIHNLVELMQLKELCGFCCFSMRFVVFIDLTGTIILPSTTVYIGYLIYVLATGTGPIPYISLAMIGAVYGHQALIFILKRQWQHIGWMIIYILAFPIYSFILPLYSFWNQDNFSWGNTRIVIGEKGDKQVVAVDDEGFDPQFAGER; this is encoded by the exons ATGGCGAGACGAATGTCCATGTATTCGATGGCCTCCGAGGCTATGGGCGGTCCTCAAGCTCCCCAGCAGATGTCTACCACGACTCTCCTGAATGCCATCCACAACATCTACCTGTCTTCTCAACCTTATCAGATCGATGCCGGTACTAGTCTGGTTGTCAACACATGGCTCACAGCTGCTCAGGCTGGTGCTACTGTTGATGCTACCCTCGCTGCTCGAGCCTGGGAGCATGCTAGGCGTCGTGCTGAAGATGGATGTGTTGTTTTAGG TTCACTCCACCAGGCAACTCCCTCGCTTCTCGTGCCGTTCCTGAACACTTTCCCGTTCGCCATTCCCGCATCCATTTACAAGTCATTGGAGGCTGTACAACCGTTTCTCCGATGTGTCACTCCATACAACGCTTCGGCCCCTCGACAGATCGCACTCGGCGTTACACTGACATTGAGTTTGGGAGGAAGTGTCACAGGAGCCTCTCTGGCCTTGTCTCAAGGTGGAATCGATACTGAGAATGGATTGCTCAACGTTCCTGCCGAGGCTGGATACCGTGCTTTTGACGTTTTCTACTATTTGCTCACATCCGCCTCGACACCCGCGGAGCGAGAGTTTCTAGGCCTCAAGGCGCCTTCAGCGTATGCTCTCCTTGCTCGCTCGGGTACTTACGAGCCTCCTTCTTACCTCATCACCGCCGATGATGGTGCCGCTGCCGACGACTTTCGCCAGGCACTCAAGGAGATTGGTATCAAGGGATCTGTCCACCGTAACTTCATCTCTACCTTGGCTGgacttctcaagcttggcaacACTCTCGACTACGATGCCGATTCCGACGATTTCGAGGAGATCTGCGAAGATGTCAGCGGTCTTCTTGGTATGGAGCCCGAGGTTCTCATGCAACAGTTGAGCACTGAGGATCGACGAACACTTGTTGCTGGCTTGTATGAGGCTCTCGTTGACTGGGTCATTTCCAAGGCCAACGCTGCCATTGCCGCTCAGATGCTCCGTATCCGAGATGGCGATGAGTCTGTTGATGGTCGTGGCGTCCGCACTCCAAACGAAAACGAGGATGGTGACACCGTTTCCATCACTGTTGTTGAAGTCCCCGAACCCGCTCTCGGCAGGGCTTTGGCCATGCGAACCATTTTCGACGACACTTTGGGCATTAACGCTGAGATGATTGAGGATGGTGTCGAGATCCAccctgcttcatcttctgttGTTCGGGAGATGCAGCAGGCCGTTGCCGATGTCGCGCCCGATCTGGGCATTATGACTGGTCCCCAGGGCCGAGACCGCCAGCATGATATTGAGAAGCGAGAAGTCATTTTAGAGAAGGCTGCCTACGCTTCTGAGGAAGACAGCTTcctgaagaagttgttgttCCCTGTTGAGGGTCAAGGCATCAACTTGGGCCGAACTGGTCGTTTCGATCTACCAGGTCTCCTGAGCTCTAGCCGTGCCTGGTTTCATCTCGCTCTGCATCCCACAGACGATTCTCCTGCTAACTTGGCTACCCTTCCTGCTATCACCTCTGCGTGGTCAGCTGGTACCATTTCCCGACAGCTCCGTTCTTGGCGTCTTCCTGAATGGGCCAACCGTCGTAACAGAAGTCTCGACTACACAGCTGATTTTGATGTAGACGAGTTCGTTGGTCGTTACGGCGCACTAGGCTGTAAGGATGGCAAGGACGGTATCGAGACTTGGATGCTCGAGAGAGGCTGGAGCAACGGCGAAGTCTTTATTGGCAAGGAGCGAATCTGGGTCCGCGAGGGTCCTTGGTGGGAGGCAGAGAGCATGCTCGACATCAAGCCTGCTCACAGTCTTCAAAGCATAGGTCAAAATCCGTTCACATCCGGTTTTGACACAAGCTACTCAGCCAACCCACCCAATGGCAGCGGCTTCTTCCCTGCTCCCGCTATGGACAACAGCATGAATGGCAGCAATGACCAGCTCATGCATACCCGTAATTTCAGCCAGGGCAACATGAGCCAAGCCACTTTCAACCAACACCCTCACTTGAACCCTCAATCAGCACCTTCGATTGCCCCATCTGCTATGCGCAATGCTCAGCCCGCTACCGGTGACTACGGTCTCGGTAACAAGGGCGACACCTACAAGGGACAGGTATTCTATAACGATGATGGAGACTTCACTGGTAAGCTTGATGGAGACcttgccaaggacaagaagatcgaAACCAAGCCCCTGACCTTTGGCCGACGAGCTTGGGTTGCTTTTGTTTGGGCCTTGACTTTCTGGATTCCTTCAcctcttctcaagtttgTTGGACGCATGCGACGACCTGATGTCCGTATGGCTTGGCGTGAAAAGctcgtcttgttcttcattATCCTCCTTCTTAACGGCTTGATTATCTTTTGGATTATCGGTTTCGGAAAGCTTTTGTGTCCCAACGCCAACAAGGCATGGAACGTTAAGGAGGTTGCTGGCCAtgcagaagatgaggatgctTTCTGGGTTGCTATTTTTGGCAAGGTTTACGATATCACCGACTTCTGGCGACAACAGCACAGTGATACCAGCATTAAGACCACCAAGACGAACATGTTGCCCCTCGCTGGTATGGTTATGGATAACTACTTCATGCCTCCCCTGAACAGAGCTTGCAGAGGCCTCGGCATCAAGGAGACTGTTCAACTCACCTTCAACGAGACTATAACGAACCCTCTTGCACAGCATGTTTCTGGTTTCTACACTCGCGACCGTACCAGTGCTCTTCACAACGCTGACTGGTTCTGGACGACTTTCCAgcccaagatcaaggaatACTACCATGGTGATCTCGTTTGGAAAGAAGGCACCGTTAAGAGCCAGGGCTCAGGTAGCGAGCAGCATCCATGGGTCATGTACGGTAATCAGATCTACGATCTTACGGATTATCTGCACACCCTAGATGTCAACGACAACTTCGATACCTACAAGTTCTTGAACGAGGACATGGTCAACTTATGGAAGAACAGCCCCGgtaccaacatcaagaaggatcttgaccttctcaTTTCCAACGCAAAGAATGAGACTGTGGCCGCCAACCTTAAGAACAGTTGGCAGTGCATTCAAAACATTGCGTACAAGGGTATCGTCGATTTCCGTGACTCACCCCGCTGCCGTGTCAACAACTGGCTCCTTTTGGCCTTCGCCATTATCATCTGTATCGTCACCGCTGTCAAGTTCCTTGCTGCTCTACAGTTTGGTTCCAAGCGACGTCCTTCGCCCCAGGATAAGTTTGTCATCTGCCAGGTGCCCGTCTACACTGAGGGTGAAGATTCTCTTCGAAAGGCATTGGACTCGTTGACGGCTCTTCAGTACGACAACAAGCGCAAACTTATCTGTGTCATCTGTGATGGTGTCGTCGTCGGTGAAGGCAACGATCGTCCTACACCCAAGATTGTTCTCGACATTCTCGGTGTTGATCCCAAGGTTGATCCTCCTGCGCTTCCCTTCAAGTCTGTTGGCAACAGTGCCGAGCAGCTCAACTACGGTAAAGTTTACTCTGGTCTGTACGAGTTTGAGGGCAACGTTGTTCCATATATCGTTgtcgtcaaggttggcaaggaGTCTGAACAGACCAAGTCTAAGCCTGGTAACCGTGGAAAACGTGACTCTCAGATTCTCCTTATGAGCTTCCTGAACCGTGTCCATCATCGCGCTCCCATGTCTCCTCTCGAGCTTGAGATGTTCCATCAGGTCAACAACATTATTGGTGTGGACCCCGAATTGTACGAGTACCTTCTTATGATTGATGCCGATACCTGCGTTGAGGAAGACGCCTTGAACCGTCTTGTTGCCGCCTGTGCCCACGACGCAAAGATTGCTGGTATTTGTGGTGAAACCGCCCTGGAGAACGATGAAAAGACTTGGTGGACAATGATCCAAGTTTACGAGTACTTCatttctcatcatcttgccaaGGCCTTTGAGTCTCTCTTCGGCAGT CTAACTCGTCCCAGTTTCACCATGTACCGTCTTCGAAGTGTTGACAAGGGCAAGCCCCTGATTATCTCTGATGGTGTCATTAAGGATTACAGTGTTTGCGACGTCGACACCCTCCACAAGAAGAACCTTCTGTCTCTTGGTGAGGATCGTTATCTCACCACCCTGATGACCAAGTACTTCCCCGAGATGTCCTACAAGTTTATCCCTGATGCTCAGTGTAAGACTGCTGCCCCTGAATCTTGGAGTGTTTTGTTGTCTCAACGTCGACGATGGATCAACTCGACCATCCACAACCTGGTTGAACTTATGCAACTCAAGGAGCTCTGTGGTTTCTGCTGTTTCAGTATGCGCTTCGTTGTGTTTATTGATCTTACCGGTACCATCATTCTCCCTTCAACCACCGTCTACATTGGTTACCTCATCTACGTCTTGGCTACCGGCACTGGACCCATTCCGTACATTTCTCTTGCTATGATTGGTGCCGTTTACGGTCATCAGGCTCTCATCTTTATTCTCAAGAGACAGTGGCAACACATCGGATGGATGATTATCTACATCCTTGCTTTCCCTATCTACTCCTTCATTCTTCCCCTCTACTCCTTCTGGAACCAGGACAACTTCTCGTGGGGTAACACTCGTATCGTCATTGGAGAGAAGGGTGACAAGCAGGTCGTTgctgttgacgatgagggcTTCGATCCTC AGTTTGCTGGCGAAAGGTAG
- a CDS encoding argininosuccinate synthase, producing the protein MAPERVCLAYSGGLDTSTILRWLVLQGYQVVCFLADCGQEEDFDAVKVKAEKLGAERMIILDVQQELIDELVWPAVQCNAIYEDRYLLGTSLARPVIARAMVKVAKEHNCTILSHGCTGKGNDQVRFELAWKACDPTLKVLAPWRMPEFYNRFAGRADLLKFASEQNIPVSSTPKAPWSMDDNIIHCSYEAGILEQTELEPPKDMWKRTVDPMKAPDEPTPFVIHFEQGVPVKLEVAGKTITGSLEIFKEANEIGRINGIGRVDIVESRFIGLKSRGCYDTPGLTILRQAHIDLEGLVLDSKVRAIRDRLTQDWSACIYNGMYFSPERELVEHAIKFSQRQVEGKVSLVAYKGNAYVVGRSSETSNLYSEDESSMDTLDMNWTPQDTTGFIAIQGIRLEKYGARKIKDGEPLAP; encoded by the exons ATGGCTCCCGAACGTGTTTGCCT TGCCTACTCTGGTG gtcttgacaccagcaccatcctCCGATGGTTGGTCCTCCAGGGCTACCAGGTCGTCTGCTTCCTTGCCGACTGTGGTCAGGAGGAGGACTTTGACgccgtcaaggtcaaggctgagaagctcgGCGCTGAGCGCATGATCATCCTCGATGTTCAGCAGGAGCTTATCGACGAGCTTGTCTGGCCTGCTGTCCAGT GCAATGCCATCTACGAGGACCGAT ACCTCCTCGGAACCAGTCTTGCTCGCCCTGTCATTGCTAGGGCCATGGTCAAGGTCGCCAAGGAGCACAACTGCACAATTCTCAGCCACGGAT GCACTGGCAAGGGT AACGA TCAAGTTCGATTCGAGCTCGCATGGAAGGCTTGCGACCCTACCCTCAAGGTTCTCGCCCCCTGGCGCATGCCTGAGTTCTACAACCGATTCGC TGGACGTGCCGATCTGCTCAAGTTCGCCTCCGAGCAGAACATTCCCGTTAGCTCTACCCCCAAGGCCCCTTGGTCTATggacgacaacatcatccacTGCTCTTACGAGGCCGGT ATTCTCGAGCAAACCGAGCTTGAGCCCCCCAAGGACATGTGGAAGCGCACTGTTG ACCCCATGAAGGCCCCCGATGAGCCCACCCCCTTCGTTATTCACTTCGAGCAGGGTGTTCCCGTCAAGCTCGAGGTTGCaggcaagaccatcactgGATCtctcgagatcttcaaggagGCTAACGAGATCGGCCGAATCAACGGTATTGGACGTGTCGACATTGTCGAGTCCCGATTCATTG GTCTCAAGAGCCGAGGCTGCTACG ACACCCCCGGTCTCACCATCCTCCGACAGGCCCACATCGACCTTGAGGGACTTGTCCTTGACTCCAAGGTTCGAGCCATCCGTGACCGTCTTACTCAGGACTGGTCTGCCTGCATCTACAACG GCATGTACTTCAGCCCTGAGCGTGAGCTTGTCGAGCACGCCATCAAGTTCTCTCAGCGCCAGGTTGAGGGTAAGGTGAGCCTTGTCGCCTACAAGGGCAACGCCTACGTCGTCGGACGATCCAGCGAGACCTCCAACCTCTACTCCGAGGACGAGAGCAGCATGGACACCCTCGACATGAACTGGACTCCTCAGGACACCACCGGCTTTATCGCCATCCAGGGTATCCGCCTCGAGAAGTACGGCGCCAGGAAGATCAAGGACGGCGAGCCTCTTGCCCCTTAG